The following are encoded together in the Lathyrus oleraceus cultivar Zhongwan6 chromosome 3, CAAS_Psat_ZW6_1.0, whole genome shotgun sequence genome:
- the LOC127130856 gene encoding uncharacterized protein LOC127130856 has product MGGSKASSTSEVGNGLPRCGCNETMKLLVSKSIENPGRKFWKCRNNMNGCGLFLWDDLVSEFAVKETNPSGCRQCEVNKAYLIEFAKEIVEEIDCRVGKLNKLEKLKKKIAMEKRKNLWLMFVIGLSWMLIAAMVKLV; this is encoded by the exons ATGGGTGGCAGCAAGGCATCTTCCACGAGTGAAGTTGGAAACGGCTTACCAAGATGTGGATGCAATGAAACCATGAAGTTGTTGGTCTCCAAGTCAATTGAAAACCCCGGTCGCAAATTTTGGAAATGCAGGAATAATATG AATGGGTGCGGTTTATTTTTGTGGGATGATTTGGTCAGTGAGTTTGCAGTGAAAGAAACCAATCCGTCCGGATGCCGCCAATGTGAAGTCAACAAGGcttatttgattgaatttgcTAAAGAGATTGTTGAGGAGATAGATTGCAGAGTCGGAAAGCTTAACAAGTTAGAAAAACTGAAGAAAAAGATTGCAATGGAAAAGAGGAAAAATTTATGGTTAATGTTTGTAATTGGTCTGTCATGGATGTTGATAGCAGCTATGGTTAAGTTAGTCTAA
- the LOC127129160 gene encoding uncharacterized protein LOC127129160, with product MTCKATTQDPNALKRKRKPKKGHVPTATDMPTANDMPTASDMPAPTATDMTVPTNVPVPTDPQPPTDMPVPTIMSQTGSSVAASITKQSRKRVEKKPIIKRRQSERIKLSWFKRPITGEGISSDKPITLPENEDIPTSK from the exons ATGACTTGTAAGGCTACCACTCAGGATCCCAATGCACTTAAAAGAAAG AGAAAACCTAAAAAAGGACATGTGCCAACTGCAACTGATATGCCAACTGCAAATGATATGCCAACTGCATCTGATATGCCTGCCCCAACTGCAACTGATATGACTGTTCCAACAAATGTGCCTGTTCCAACTGATCCACAGCCTCCAACTGATATGCCTGTTCCAACTATTATGAGTCAAACAGGATCTAGTGTGGCTGCCTCAATCACAAAACAATCCAGAAAAAGGGTTGAAAAAAAACCTATCATCAAAAGAAGGCAAAGTGAGAGGATCAAGTTGAGTTGGTTTAAAAGACCCATAACAGGTGAAGGAATATCTAGTGACAAACCAATTACCCTACCAGAAAATGAAGACATACCCACTTCAAAATGA